One stretch of Clostridium sp. Marseille-P299 DNA includes these proteins:
- the hprK gene encoding HPr(Ser) kinase/phosphatase: MYTVDLEKLVEKMKLENCTPDLDISNIKITQPEVNRPALQLTGFFDYFDSDRVQIIGNVEHAYMQKMEKDHGTGIMKKLMSFKMPCIVFCRGIEVSEEFKVLAYESEVPIFRTEKTTSSFMGEVIRWLKVELAPRISIHGVLVDVYGEGILIMGESGIGKSEAALELIKRGHRLVTDDVVEIKKVSDETLIGTAPDITRHFIELRGIGIIDVKTLFGVESVKNTQSIDLVIKLEEWDKDKEYDRLGLDEQYTEFLGNKVVCHSIPIRPGRNLAVICESAAVNYRQKKMGYNAAQELYNRVTNNMMKKK; this comes from the coding sequence ATGTATACAGTTGACTTAGAAAAATTAGTGGAAAAGATGAAGCTAGAGAATTGTACTCCAGATCTCGATATTAGTAATATAAAGATTACTCAACCAGAAGTAAATCGTCCAGCACTACAATTGACTGGATTTTTTGATTATTTTGATTCTGATCGTGTTCAAATCATTGGAAATGTAGAACATGCATATATGCAAAAGATGGAGAAAGATCACGGTACTGGAATTATGAAAAAACTTATGAGTTTTAAAATGCCGTGTATCGTATTTTGCCGTGGAATAGAAGTATCTGAGGAATTTAAAGTACTAGCATATGAATCTGAAGTACCTATTTTCCGTACTGAAAAAACAACGTCATCCTTCATGGGAGAAGTAATTCGTTGGTTAAAAGTTGAATTGGCACCAAGAATTTCGATTCATGGTGTATTAGTGGACGTTTACGGCGAAGGAATATTAATTATGGGAGAGAGCGGCATTGGTAAGAGCGAAGCTGCACTTGAGTTAATAAAAAGAGGACATCGACTAGTAACGGATGATGTTGTTGAGATTAAAAAAGTAAGTGATGAAACTTTAATCGGTACAGCACCAGATATTACAAGACATTTTATTGAACTAAGGGGTATTGGTATTATTGACGTAAAAACCTTATTTGGTGTAGAAAGCGTTAAGAATACACAGTCTATAGATTTAGTAATAAAACTAGAAGAGTGGGATAAAGATAAGGAATACGATCGTTTAGGGTTGGATGAACAATATACTGAGTTTTTAGGAAATAAAGTAGTATGCCATAGTATCCCAATCCGTCCTGGTCGTAATTTGGCTGTTATTTGTGAGTCAGCAGCAGTAAACTATCGTCAAAAGAAAATGGGATATAATGCAGCTCAAGAGTTATATAACCGAGTTACAAACAATATGATGAAAAAGAAATAG